The stretch of DNA GGTGGTCTTCGGACCCGGAGGAGCCGGCCTTCACGGCTTGGAAGAATACGTGAACGTGGACGATGTCCTCACCTGCGTTCGCGTCCTCACGGAATTGGCGGATCTCTTCAACGCATGAGCTCCGAAGCCAAGGAGACGTCGCTCCCTCTCCCGCCAAACGGCAGGATAAGAGGCACAAAGGATGCGAAATCTCCTCGAGCGAATGCCGAGGCCGCGTTCGCATGGGGGCCTGACGAAAAGTTCGTGACAATATCTCCCGGCCGGGCACCTGCGTGAACTGCGCAAGGAGAGAGCGTCTCTCTCGGGCGAGGACCTTTCACCGCGACGGTGGCTTCGCGGCGGCTTTCCTCACGGCGTAATACCCGGCGCGCGTTCGCGCTGTCAGGGGGCCGCGCTCCTTGTCGGAGATGACTTCGACGCGAACCGTGCGCCAGCTCCCATCTCGCTCGGGATTGCTCGGATAGTAGCCGATGGCATATTGCGTGCGCAGCTCTCGCGCGATGGCGCTGGCGATGGCGTCCAGCTCATCGAGGCTCTGCGGGAAGAAGGCGCGCCCGCCGGACTCGCGGGCCAACTCTTCGAGAAGCTTGCGCGCTCTCTTCTCTTGGCCGCTCAAGCGGCGGCTCTCCGTCTGTCGGAAGATAGTCGCCTCTCCGAGCCCCTCGGTGAAGCCGACGACATAGACCTGCACCTCAGACCCGCGCAGCCGCTCCAGCACTTGCTCTCGGGTGTAGTAACTGTTGCGATCCTCGCCATCAGTGACGACCAGGATCGCCTTACGCCGATGTTTGCCGTATTTCTGCGCGTGCTCGACCGAGAGGTAGACGGCGTCCAGGAGCGCCGTCTGTCCACCCGCGATGAGATTATCGAGGGCATCGTGAATGAGGGAGACATCCTGCGTGAAATCTTCCAGCAGCTCCGCCTGTCCTTTGAACTCGACTAGGAAATACTCGTCTTCGGAATGGCTCTGACGCATGAGGCTCTTGGCGGCGGCAACGACCTTGTTGAGCTTGCGCCGCATGCTCCCGCTGGTGTCGAGCACCAAGCCGAGGCTCACCGGCGTCTCTTCCCGACTGAAGAACGCGATCTCTTGCCGCACGCCGTTCTCATAGACAGCGAAGCGTTCCTTCCCCAGATCGGCGACCACGTGATTGCGCCGATCAACGACGGTGACATCGAGGATGACCAGCTCAGCCGTCAGCGCGACGACCTCTCCGACCTCCTCCCCCCGCGACTGAGGCTCACCCTTCTTCTGCGCTCCTTGAGCAGATGGCGCTTGCTGCGGCCAAACGACGACGCTCATCCCGAGCCATGCGGCAAGCGCCCAAACAAGAGCGTGGGAGGCGCGAAGACCGCGATGTCGCTTCTCGTCGCGCATCTGCCGATCATTGTTGTGGAGAGGTCGCATAGTATCCCTCGCGGGCTCGAACGGTCAACCGAGGCAATCCGCGCGGCGGGTTGACGCGCACGCGAATTCGGCGCCACTCGCCTTCGCGGGAGATGTTCGTTGGATAGAACCCGAGGCTGTACTGATGGCGCAGCTCGAGAGCGATCCGAGTGAGCACGTCATCGAGTTCAACGGGCGTATCTGGGAAGAAGGCGCGTCCGCCCGTGAGCGAGGTGATCTCCTCCAGAATCGAGCGACCGAGCGCCTCGTTCGAGGTCGCCCGCTCGTTCAACCCGAAGATGCCGATGGCGTAGATCTGCACGTCGGACTCTTTCACCAGGTCGCGCAACTGGCCGTAGGTATATCGCGAGGAGTTATCCTGCCCATCGCTGATGATGAGCAGGGCCTTGCGCGCATGTTTGCCCTGTCGCACCTTCTCGATCCCCAGGTACGCGGCATCATAGAGCGCCGTACGTCCCTCCGGAGCGATGAGCATCAGCTTGGACATGATCGTCTCGGTGCTCATGGTGAAGTCCTGAACGAGCTGCACCCGATGATTGAAGGCGATCACGAAGAACTCGTCGTCGGGATGGCTGGTGTCTAGAAACCGCCGCAGGGCGGCGCGGGCGCGAGTGATCTTCTCGCGCATGCTGCCGGAGACGTCGAAGATGATGCCGATGGAGAGGGGGGCGTCTTCCTCGCTGAAGAAGACGATCTCCTGCTTGATCTTCTCGTCGTAGATCTCGAAATGTTCCTTTCGCAAACCGGTGACGAACCGGTCATACGGATCCATGACCGTGACCGGGACGATGACGAGGTTCGTGCCCAGCCGGACAGCCGGCATTTGCTCCGAAGGGGCTCGTTGTCCAGTGGAAGGCATCCCCTGAACGGAAGGCGTCTGCGCCAGGATAAACGGAGTGACGAGCCAGAGGAGAGATCCGACCGTAGCGGCGCTCAGGGCTTTCATTTTCTTTCCTCCCACAGCTCTCTGAGCGGCCAATCCACATCGCCACGTTCGACCGGCGCCCTGATTGGCCGAAAGGTATTTTAGCATCGCCTCGCTGCCGCTGCCATCCGCGGGCGGCTTCCCGGAGCTGGCGCCTCTATTCCTGCCAGAGATTCTCGAACCGCGTGAACTCCTTCACGAAGGCCACCTGCACGCTCCCCGTCGGCCCGTTGCGTTGCTTTCCGATGATGATCTCGGCGATCCCTTCGTTCTCCTCGCCCGGATTGTACATCTCCTCGCGATAGACGAAGAGCACCACATCGGCATCCTGTTCGAGCGATCCCGAGTCGCGCAAGTCCGAGAGCTGCGGTCGGTGACTGGTTCGCGCTTCGGGCGCGCGCGAGAGCTGACTCACGGCGATCAATGGCACGTTCAAATCCTTGGCGATTTGCTTCAGCTCGCGCGAGATGGCTGAGACCTCCTGCTGCCGATTCTCGAATCGTCCTCGGGTGGCCATCATCTGCAGGTAATCCACGATGAGCAGATCCAATCCCTTCTCATGCTTGAGGCGTCGCGCTTTGGCGCGCAACTCCAGCGGCGTCATCGCGGGCGTATCGTCAATGAAGATCTTGCACGCCGCCAGCCTCCCCAAGGCTTCCGCCAAGCGCCCCCATTCCTCGCGGCTCAAGAATCCTCCACGAAACCGATGGAGATTGATCCGCGCGGCGGAGCAGAGCATGCGCTGCACGAGCTGCTCCTTGCTCATCTCGAGGCTGGCGATCCCGACCGTGTATCCCTTCTCGGCGACATTTTGAGCGATCGAGAGCGCGAAGCTCGTCTTCCCCGAGGAGGGCCGCCCAGCGACGATGATCATATCGCCAGATTGAAGCCCCGAGGTCATTTGATCCAAATCGGTGAATCCCGTCGGCAATCCCGTGATCATCTGCGGCCGACCAGCCATCTGCTCGACGTGAAGGAGCTGCGCGCGCGCGATCTCCCCGATGCCGACAAAGCCACGCGTCGCGCGCTCTTCAGCAATGCGCAGGATCGCCGCTTGGGCGCGATCGATGACCTCCTCAGGATCCTCAGGAGCACCCAAACATTCGGTGATGATCTGCTGGGCGGCGCGAATCAATTTCCGCAAGAGCGATTTCTCGCGAACAATGCGGACGTAGTGCTCGATGTTCTGAAGCTGCGGCAGGCCGTCCATCAATCGGGCGATGGCCACGGCTCCCCCCACCTGCTCCAATTCGCCCGAAGCCGCCAGTTCCTCCTTGAGGGTGATCGGGTCCACGGGACGTCCCTTCTCGTAGAGCGCGATCATCTTCTCGAAGATGCGCCGATGAGCGTCCACGTAAAAGTCCTCGCGATTCAGGTGAGCCAGGACGTGATGCAGCGCGGTATTATCGAGTAGGATGAGGCCGAGGATCGAACGCTCCGTCTCGACCGCGTGCGGCAATGTGACCGCCGAATCTTCGTAGACCCCCGACATGACCCTCCTCGCGATGGGATTATAGCGCGCAGGGGCTTCGTGCAAAAAGTTCCCTGGTGGACAAGAGCGACATCTTCGCCGTATGATTATACGTCGCGCGTGCCGGAAGGCCCACATGAGATGATGCCGATATGAGGCCAGCGATCATCAGCGTCTCGCCGCCGGCTGGCGTTGACGGCGGAGAAGTGATCATCACGTGCCAGAATCTGGATACGAGCCGATTCGGGCGCTTTCGCGTTCTCTTCGGGGACGTGGCCGGGCGCATCGTCGGCGCCTCGCCGCATCGGGTGACGGTCGCTGTTCCGGGCGAGGCGGGACGAGAACCGCAACCAGTGCCGCTCGCGATTGAGGTCAATGGCGAGCGCAGTTCGAGCGTCCCCTTCCTGGTCGGCCGCTTGATCGCCACGGAATTGCACCCGGTGACGAATCCCGCTTACGACATCGAGAGCGGCTACATCTACGTCACCTACAGCGGTAGTCGAGGGCAGAAGGTCCCGTGCTCGATCTATCGCATCTCGCCCCTTGGGGAGAAGAGCGAGTTCCTGCACGACATCATGAATGCGACGGCGATCGCCTTCGATCGCGAGGGAACGATGTTCGTGACGAGCCGCTACGATGGGACGGTCTACCGAATCTCGCCCTTCAAAGAAGCGGAACCCTTCGCTCGCGATCTGGGCATCGCGACGGGCTTGGCGTTCGATCGTGAGGGGCGCATGTTCGTCGGCGATCGCAGCGGGACGATCTTCGCCGTGAACGAGATCGGTGAAGCGAAGCCTTTCGTGGAACTGGAGCCGAGTGTCTCGGCCTATCATTTGGCCTTCGGCCCCGATGGCCATCTGTACGTGACCGGACCGACGGCATCCAGCAACGAGTCCATTTATCGGATTTCTCCCGACGGAGAGGTGAGCTTCTTCTTCACGGGACTCGGGCGGCCGCAAGGGCTCGCCTTCGACGTGGAGGGGAATCTCTATGTGGCCGCCAGTTGGCGCGGGCGCCGCGGCATCGTCAAGATCACCCCGCGGGGCGAAGCGGACCTTTTCGTCGCGGGGAAGACGCTCGTCGGTCTGGCCTTCGACGATGCCGGCAATATGATCTTGGCGAGCACGCAAGGGGAGATTTACATGCTCCCCATGGGGATTCGGGGATACCTGCTCGAGTTGTGGTGAGCAGGTCCCAGAAAGGAGCGAGCGACCTTGATCGAACGCAGCATCGGCGATTTCATCCTTTGGTTCGTCGTCTTCCTCTTCTCCCTCTCGTTGCACGAAGCGGCGCACGCGTGGACGGCGAACCGATTCGGGGATTACACGGCGTATTATCTTGGCCGGGTGACGCTCAATCCGGCCGCCCACGTGGATCTCTTCGGCACGATCCTGTTCCCGATCTTCAGCTTCTTCTCGGGCGTGCCCTTGATCGGATGGGCGAAGCCAGTCCCGGTGAATCCTCTCCATCTGCGCGAGACGCGAAAACATCACATCCTGGTCTCGCTGGCCGGTCCGGGGAGCAATCTGCTTTTGGCCGGCATCTTCCTCGGGCTCATCCTGCTGCTCAGCTTGAATTGGGAGGCGACGGCGCGCAGCCTGGGGGGGATGTTCATCCCTTTGGGGAAGATGCTCCTCATCGGCCTGATGCTGAATGTCGCGTTGGCCGTTTTCAACCTCATTCCGATCCCGCCGCTCGACGGGCACTGGGTTCTCTACCATCTGCTGCCGGAACATGCGGCTGATGTGTTCGATCAGATCCGCCCGCTGGGCATCTTCCTGCTCTACGGCTTGATGCTCCTGGGCGTCTTGCGACTGGTCTTCGCCCCTGTCTTCTGGCTGATCGTGAACATCCGGCCGGTGACCGAACTCTATCTCCTCGTCCGATGAAGGAGGCCATATGCCGCGCGTGGTGAGCGGAATGCGACCGACGGGAAAATTGCACCTCGGTCACTTGGAAGGAGCCTTGAAGAATTGGACGCAGCTTCAGCACGAGTACGAGTGTCTCTTCTTCGTCGCCGATTGGCATGCGCTCACGACCGATTATGCCGATCCATCGCAGATTCGCCCGAACACGTTGCTTATGGTCGGGGATTGGCTAGCGGCGGGGCTCGATCCCAATCGCGCGACGCTCTTTGTGCAATCGCTGGTGCCCGAGCATGCGGAGTTACATCTGTTGCTCTCGTGCGTGACACCACTCGGATGGCTCGAGCGCGTCCCGACATACAAGGAGCAGCGGGAGAACATCCGGGATAAGGACTTGGGGAACTATGCCTTCCTCGGCTATCCGGTCTTGCAAGCGGCGGACATCTTGATCTATCAAGCCCACTTCGTCCCGGTGGGGGAGGATCAAGTGCCGCACATCGAGTTGACGCGCGAGATCGCTCGGCGGTTCAACAAGCTCTATGGCGAGGTCTTCCCCGAGCCGCAGGCGCTTCTGACGCAGGCTCCCCGACTGCCCGGCACTGATGGGCGGAAGATGAGCAAAAGCTACGGGAACGACATCCGCTTGACCGATCCGCCCGAGCTGATGTGGGAGAAACTGCGGACGATGGTGACCGATCCGGCCCGCGCGCGTCGCACCGATCCGGGGAATCCCGACGTCTGTCCAGTCTACGCGCTGCATCGCGTCTTCAGCCCACCGGCCCATCAAGCGCACGTGGACGCGGAATGCCGCCGGGC from Blastocatellia bacterium encodes:
- a CDS encoding VWA domain-containing protein; amino-acid sequence: MRPLHNNDRQMRDEKRHRGLRASHALVWALAAWLGMSVVVWPQQAPSAQGAQKKGEPQSRGEEVGEVVALTAELVILDVTVVDRRNHVVADLGKERFAVYENGVRQEIAFFSREETPVSLGLVLDTSGSMRRKLNKVVAAAKSLMRQSHSEDEYFLVEFKGQAELLEDFTQDVSLIHDALDNLIAGGQTALLDAVYLSVEHAQKYGKHRRKAILVVTDGEDRNSYYTREQVLERLRGSEVQVYVVGFTEGLGEATIFRQTESRRLSGQEKRARKLLEELARESGGRAFFPQSLDELDAIASAIARELRTQYAIGYYPSNPERDGSWRTVRVEVISDKERGPLTARTRAGYYAVRKAAAKPPSR
- the dnaB gene encoding replicative DNA helicase, whose protein sequence is MSGVYEDSAVTLPHAVETERSILGLILLDNTALHHVLAHLNREDFYVDAHRRIFEKMIALYEKGRPVDPITLKEELAASGELEQVGGAVAIARLMDGLPQLQNIEHYVRIVREKSLLRKLIRAAQQIITECLGAPEDPEEVIDRAQAAILRIAEERATRGFVGIGEIARAQLLHVEQMAGRPQMITGLPTGFTDLDQMTSGLQSGDMIIVAGRPSSGKTSFALSIAQNVAEKGYTVGIASLEMSKEQLVQRMLCSAARINLHRFRGGFLSREEWGRLAEALGRLAACKIFIDDTPAMTPLELRAKARRLKHEKGLDLLIVDYLQMMATRGRFENRQQEVSAISRELKQIAKDLNVPLIAVSQLSRAPEARTSHRPQLSDLRDSGSLEQDADVVLFVYREEMYNPGEENEGIAEIIIGKQRNGPTGSVQVAFVKEFTRFENLWQE
- a CDS encoding gluconolaconase translates to MRPAIISVSPPAGVDGGEVIITCQNLDTSRFGRFRVLFGDVAGRIVGASPHRVTVAVPGEAGREPQPVPLAIEVNGERSSSVPFLVGRLIATELHPVTNPAYDIESGYIYVTYSGSRGQKVPCSIYRISPLGEKSEFLHDIMNATAIAFDREGTMFVTSRYDGTVYRISPFKEAEPFARDLGIATGLAFDREGRMFVGDRSGTIFAVNEIGEAKPFVELEPSVSAYHLAFGPDGHLYVTGPTASSNESIYRISPDGEVSFFFTGLGRPQGLAFDVEGNLYVAASWRGRRGIVKITPRGEADLFVAGKTLVGLAFDDAGNMILASTQGEIYMLPMGIRGYLLELW
- a CDS encoding VWA domain-containing protein; this translates as MKALSAATVGSLLWLVTPFILAQTPSVQGMPSTGQRAPSEQMPAVRLGTNLVIVPVTVMDPYDRFVTGLRKEHFEIYDEKIKQEIVFFSEEDAPLSIGIIFDVSGSMREKITRARAALRRFLDTSHPDDEFFVIAFNHRVQLVQDFTMSTETIMSKLMLIAPEGRTALYDAAYLGIEKVRQGKHARKALLIISDGQDNSSRYTYGQLRDLVKESDVQIYAIGIFGLNERATSNEALGRSILEEITSLTGGRAFFPDTPVELDDVLTRIALELRHQYSLGFYPTNISREGEWRRIRVRVNPPRGLPRLTVRAREGYYATSPQQ
- a CDS encoding site-2 protease family protein codes for the protein MIERSIGDFILWFVVFLFSLSLHEAAHAWTANRFGDYTAYYLGRVTLNPAAHVDLFGTILFPIFSFFSGVPLIGWAKPVPVNPLHLRETRKHHILVSLAGPGSNLLLAGIFLGLILLLSLNWEATARSLGGMFIPLGKMLLIGLMLNVALAVFNLIPIPPLDGHWVLYHLLPEHAADVFDQIRPLGIFLLYGLMLLGVLRLVFAPVFWLIVNIRPVTELYLLVR
- the trpS gene encoding tryptophan--tRNA ligase translates to MPRVVSGMRPTGKLHLGHLEGALKNWTQLQHEYECLFFVADWHALTTDYADPSQIRPNTLLMVGDWLAAGLDPNRATLFVQSLVPEHAELHLLLSCVTPLGWLERVPTYKEQRENIRDKDLGNYAFLGYPVLQAADILIYQAHFVPVGEDQVPHIELTREIARRFNKLYGEVFPEPQALLTQAPRLPGTDGRKMSKSYGNDIRLTDPPELMWEKLRTMVTDPARARRTDPGNPDVCPVYALHRVFSPPAHQAHVDAECRRAGIGCVDCKRILYENLRERLAPIADKSAYYESRPEEVRELLVEGSRRARQRAAETMARVREAMRMTI